The candidate division WOR-3 bacterium nucleotide sequence AGGCGTTCGTACGGCCGGCCAAGGGCGCGCAGCGTCCGTTCAATCACTTCTTGCACGTTGAGGCTGAGGATAGCGTCGGGCGAGGCGGGCGTCAAATGACGGACGCTCCGCGCGGGAACGCGGAGCGCCCGGTCTCAGGCCAGAAGTTCTAGCGAGAGGTAACCGTGAACTTCGCCACCCGGCTGGCCCCGGAGGCTGAGAACGTGACGTAGTAGGCGCCCGCAGTCAGCCTGCGGCCGCGACCATCGAGCAGGGGCCAGGCAATCGTCTGGTTCGCGCCGGCAGATACGGCCAGGCGCGCGACGACCCGGCCGCCGCGGTCGAGGATGCGGACGCGGGCGGCAGACCGCGGGTTGTCGATGCGCAGGACGAGGTGGCTGGATACGACCGTCTGTTCCAGCCGGAACGAGGCCGGAACCCGGCGGCCTTCGGTTTCCGCTACCCCCGCGCCGTCAGAGGTGAGCACGGTTACCGTGTTCGGTCCGCCTGTTGTCGCGCCCTGGTGACCGGCGAGGTACAATTTGACCTGGCCTACGCCAGGATCGGGTGCGGTCCAAGTGAAGGTTCCCGACGCCTGGCCCGCGGTCGTGAAGTGGACGCCGTTGGTCTCGCCGCTGACGCTGTATACCGCGGTATTGGTACCAGCGGTGATTGCGCCCGCATTGGTCGGACCGGAACCGGCTCGGACCGAGGCATTGAAGTTGTCGATTGACGAACCGCCGTTATGCGCGACGGTGATGACGTAGGCTTGGCCCGGCGTGTAGCTGGTGGGGAATCCGCCGACCGTGATGGTGCCGCCCGTTGAACCGTGGCAGAAACCGGCACAGGTGCCGGTGGTTCCCGGCGCGCCGGAGTAGCCGGTGAACGACGCCGACGCAAGGCAGAGAGATGCGGCGGCGAAGAGGGCAAGGACCGTGTTCAGTCTCATACGTACGCCTCCTTAAACGCTGTCATCTAGTACCGGTGCAGCCCCCACTTGAGGAGGTTGATGCCGATAAACGTGAACATCATTATAGCGAAGGCAAGGCCAAAGCAAATCCCGGAGGTGGCCCGGGACGGGCGGCGGCCGCCGAGATGGACGTAGAGCATCATCACCGTCCAGGTCAGAAGCGCCCAGGACTCTTTCGGGTCCCAGTTCCAGTACGTGCCCCAGGAGCTGTCGGCCCACATGGCGCCGGTCAGGATGCCGGCGCCGAGCAGCACCAACCCGGCCAGCGCCAGCCGGTGCGGCAGTGTCGGGTTCAGGTCGAGCGTGCGGTCGAAAAGGTGGGCAATGCACCAGGCGAGGCCGGCCGTGAAGCAACCATAGCCACCGAAGGCCACAATGATATGGAACGCGAACCATGGGCTGTTGAGGATCGGGTTCATTCCGCCGCCCGGATGGAATCCGAACGGCATCAACGCCCCGACCAGCAGCACCGCGCTTATGGCGTCGGCTCCAAGCTTGGCCGAGTGTTGCCGGGTCGCGAGATAGACGATAAGGCCTGTCACTTGGACGGCCAGCGCGAACAGGGCCATCGACTCGAACCGCGACGCGAACGGCAGGAAGCCTACGGAGATAGTGCGCGCCACCGTGAAGGCGAGCTGCAGACACAGCCCGACGGCCGAGGCGACCACGCTCGCTACGGACAGCCGCCCAGGCTGCGGCCTGCCCCGCGCGATTCCGGCCGCAACCGCGGCAGAGGTGTAGCCGGCAAGAGCGACGTAGAGCGGGACCGGGCCACTCACTGCTTCTCCCTTCGGAACAGCGGCGGCAGGAGCCCGAGCAGCACGAGTCCGAATCCGATGAAGACGAGAGAACGGTACCGGACGTCGTTCAGGACGAGAATCGCGCCGGGGTTGGCGGCGAATGTCGCGGACATGAGCTTCAGTACCTGGCCCCGGACCTCGGCGCTCTCTCCGATACCGAGCCAGCGCTGCTCGTTGTCGAGCATCAGCCCGACGCGCCCGGCCTCAGCGTCGTAGCCGAAGCTCCAGAGGTGGATGCCGGGTGAGGGTTCGGTGACCTGGTTATGCAGCAACAGGTACTCGGTTTCACCGAGCGCGATCTCGTACTCGTGGAGGAATCCCGGGGCCGCGATCTGCGAGAGGAGCACCTGTCTGCCGGCCAGGCCGAGCGGGTGGTTGTGGGTCACGGGCACGGATCTTCCTTCCGCAGCCGTGACCCAGGCGACGGGAGCGGGCCGGAACGCCTTGGCGCCGATCGATGTCAGTGAGTCCAGAGCAAGTGGTTCCGGCAGGTCCTCGACCCGGCGCAGGCTGCGGCTCAGGGCGAAGTTGCTTGCCCCGGCGCCCTGTTCGAGGAAGAGGTAGCCGCTGTGAGCACTCCTCTGGTTGACGGCGACGCCGAGCAGCGCTATCACGAGACCAGCGTGCTTGATAACGCTCGGCCAGGCACGGCGCGATACGGCGATGGCCGCCGCCAACAGACTGCCGAGGGCCACGATACCGGTCCCGATCAGAAACAGGGGTGACCCGACCAGCTTCTGCACCGGCTCGGGCCCGAACAGGCTGCCCATGGCGGCGGCTAAAACCAGCGCCGAGGCGAGCAATGGCCCGCCCCGACGCAAGAGATGAACCGGCAAGCCTACTTCAATACCAGCTTGCGCACCAGCCGCTCTCCGCTGCTCTGGAGAACGACCAGATAGGTGCCGGCGGCCAGCCGCCTGCCCTCGCGGTCAAGCGGACGCCAGTCAATCGGTTGTCCAGATTTCGGCACGCCGATCCTCGCCACCAGCCTGCCGCCCCGGTCTACGACTCGCAGCGACGCGCGAGAACCTGCCGGTAGCGAGAACTGGATGCCGACCAGACCGGAAGCAACCGTCGGCTCCAACCTCAGCGCCAGGCCCAAATGACGCTGCGTCTCCTCGCTGACCCCGGTCATCGGCGACGAGGTCAGAATGACGGTCGTGTTGGGACCGTTCTTGCCACCCTGGATCCCGGCCATATAGAGTTTCACGTCGCCGACCGCCGTGTCAGGCGCCTGCCAGGAGAACGTGCACGAGTCCCTGTTGCTGCTCGACAGGTGCACGCCATTCGATTCACTGCCGGCGTTGTAGGTTGCGGTCTGGTAGCCGGCAGTGATGGTGCCGGCATTGGTCGAGCCGGTGCCGACACGGACCGAGGCGTTAAAGTTGGAAATCGAACTGCCGCTCTGTTTGAAGACACTGATCACGTAGCTCTGGCCCAGCTCGTAGGCCACGGGGAACCCGACCACCTGGATGGTTCCCGTGCCCGAGCCGTGGCATGAACCAGCGCAGGTCCCACCGGTTCCCGGCGCGCCGGAGTAGCCGGTGTAGCCGGGTTCGGCGACGGCGATGGCGGCGGCCAGTATCAGTCCGGTCGCAAGATGGAGTCTGTTCACAACTACCTCCGTTTGCCGGGCCCGCGACAGAGGCGGACGCGGCGGATTGTGCGCCTCGACCTGGGGAAGGCCTGATTGTAGGCGAAGGCCGGTTCGAGGTCAAGTCCGCGGCGTGACCCTGAAGTGACCCTGATTCCGAGGTTGATTGCCACGAAGATCAGGATGAAACGGACTTGAGTCATGCCGCACCCATCTGTTTCGTGTCTTTCGTGGCGCAATATCGGTTCTGGGGCGTGACCGGGCTTCTTTCCGGGCCGTCGGGTTCGTGGTTTGGACGCTGCCCTGCCGGCGGACACACCCTCCCCCCGTCGATAGTTTTGACGGCGTCAAGTGGCTGACGTACTCACCAGGGTGAGATGAAACAGCGCTGCAGGCAGAGGCGGATACAAGAGGGGACGGCGTGCGTCCGCCCTCCGTGACGGGTTGACGGCCTCCGTCGCGGCGACTCTTGATTTCGCCGGAGGGGGGAGTAGCTTTCAGTCTCAACCGAATAACCGGAGGACTTGTTGAATTTTCAGGTATTTGCCAAGGAGAATTGCGAACTTTGCAGGAAGGCCCAGGACGTGCTGAGCCGGGCCGGCGTCGCACCTGAAGTCAGGTACGTCGAAGGGTCCGCGGCCACACCCGAGAATCTGGCCGACTTTGCATGGTATGACTGGACCGATACACCGCCACTGGTGGTCGCCAGCGACGGGGAGAAGATCCTCGGTCGCTGGGTTGCCGCCGACATCAAGACCGCTTGGCTGCCCGAGGTCAAACGCTGGCTGGCCGAACACCAGCCGGCCTGAACCGAATCCACTTCGCGGCAGCCGAACAGCTAGGAGGTAAGAATGAGCCATGATCACGCCAAGGAAGAAGGCAATCTGGACCCGGTATGCGGGATGACGGTGACTAAGGAAGAGGCGGCATGCAGCTACGACCATAAGGGGAAGACGTATTACTTCTGCGCGGAGAGCTGCAAGGACGATTTTGCCGCCAGCCCGGACAAGTACCTAAGACCGTAGCGCTTATCACAGCGGCGGCGACGCGGTTGCGCCGCCGCTGCCCTTTGCTGGCTGTCTTGCGTGCCGGCCGGCGCGAATGCTCCTTGGGGCCGCTCAAGCTGACCCTGGCCGGTGGCCGACTCGGGTTCCGCGAGCACCGCGGCCAACGGCTGGCGGCCCCGCGGATGAGACTGAGCGGGGAATAGACCGCCAGGCAAGTCCGGAGTCTGAACCGCACGCAACCCC carries:
- a CDS encoding YHS domain-containing protein, whose amino-acid sequence is MSHDHAKEEGNLDPVCGMTVTKEEAACSYDHKGKTYYFCAESCKDDFAASPDKYLRP
- a CDS encoding glutaredoxin, whose translation is MLNFQVFAKENCELCRKAQDVLSRAGVAPEVRYVEGSAATPENLADFAWYDWTDTPPLVVASDGEKILGRWVAADIKTAWLPEVKRWLAEHQPA